GAGTAACGAGTTTTTGATAGTTAGTTATTGCTATTAAATCTTTTACTGCTTACCTGTCACTGCTTACTCGTTACTATACAAAAAGTGAGGTGTTAAAGTGTTTGAAGATCCAACTAAGCAGAAAATTGGAATTGTCGGTGGTGGACAGCTGGGAAAAATGATGATATTAGAAGCTAAGAAGATGAATTTTTATGTTAGTATTTTAGATCCTACACCTAACTGTCCAGCCCATAGTATAGCTGACGATCATATTGTGGCTGATTTTGATAATGAACAAGCCATTAGAGAGTTAGCAGATAAATCTGATGTTTTAACTTATGAATTTGAGCATATAGGTGTAGAAGCACTAAAGAAACTTGAAGAAGAAGGGTGTAAAATATATCCTACTGTTAAAAGCTTAGAGATAATTCAGAATAAATATCATCAAAAAAAATTATTAGCTCAAAATAATATCCCAATTCCAGATTTTATATCGGTTTCAAATATAGATGATATTAAAAGTGCAGGAAAAGAGTTTTCTTATCCAATGATGTTAAAAAGCTGTACTGGTGGCTATGATGGTAAGGGTAATGCTGTAATTAACAATTTAGATGAGATAAAGTCGGCTTATGAGAGCTTAGGGGCAGGAGAGTTTGAGTTGATGGTAGAAAGATTTGTACCTTTTAGTAAAGAGATATCTATTTTAGCTTGTCGAGGAATTGATGGAGAAATTGCGGTTTATCCTGTGGCTGAGAATGAGCATCAAGATAGTATTTTAATCGAAACAAAAGTTCCAGCTGAGATTTCGGAAAGCTTGAAAGAAGATGCTGTTAGATTAGCCTATCAGGTAATGGAAGTCTTTGAAGGTGTCGGTATTTTCTGTATTGAGATGTTTGTAACGGAAGATGAAAAATTATTAATTAATGAAATAGCACCAAGACCTCATAACTCTGGACATTATTCTATTGAGGGGTGTATTACTTCTCAGTTTGAGCAACATATTAGGGTGATTACTGGACTGCCTTTGGGATCAACAAGCTTATTAAGGCCAATAGTAATGAGAAATATTTTAGGAGAAGGTGAACAAGGAAAGGCTATAGTATACGGAATAAAAGAAGCCTTTAAAGAGTCTGATCTTAAAGTTCATATTTATGGTAAGGAGATATCTAAGCCTCAAAGGAAGATGGGGCATTTAACGGTAACAGCAGATAGAATAGAAGATGCTCTTGAGAAGGCTTTACAAGCAAGTAAGATAATTAAAATTAATGGAGAATAAAGTAGTAGAATATATAGTTGACAATGTATAATGTAGTATTATGATTTTAAGTACCTTCAAATAATCTAATTATCAATTATACATTTTGAATTCTAAATTTGAACAGGGAGGAATTAAGTTTATGAAAGCACTTGTGGGTATTATTATGGGAAGTGACTCTGATTTACCAGTAATGAAAGATGCAGCAAAGATTTTAGATGAATTTGGAGTACCTTATGAGATTACAGTTGTATCGGCTCATCGTACTCCACATCGTTTATATGATTATGCAGAAAATGCAGAGGAGAAAGGTTTAGAGGTCATTATTGCTGGGGCAGGAGGAGCAGCTCATTTACCAGGGATGGTTGCTTCTATTACTAGTCTTCCTGTAATAGGAGTTCCAGTCAAAACCTCAAAGCTGAGTGGTGTTGATTCATTATATTCAATTGTTCAAATGCCTGGAGGCGTTCCAGTAGCTACTGTAGCAATTAATGGTGCTAAAAATGCAGGCTTATTAGCTGTTCAAATCTTAGGAGCAGTAGATAAAGAGCTAAGAACTAAATACAAAACATATAAGAATGATATGAGAGAGATGGTTGAAGGTGTAGCAGAGAGGTTAGAGAGATTAGGTGCTGAAAAGTATCTAGAAGAGCAGGAGAAATAAAATGAATATTCTATATAAAACAAAAAGTAATGTTCGTTTTATCCGTTGATATAATCTGTAAAACATGATATTATAAAATTGTAAAGAGGTTAAAAACGAATATTATTGCTCGGTATATCTGTAGGGATATGGCCTACACGTTTCTACCAAACGGCCTTAAACTGTTTGACTACTTGAGGAGAGTGACTTAGGGGATTCTAGACCTAATTAAGCCTTCTAAATGTAGTCAAAGAAGGTTTAATTAGGTTTTTTGATTTAGAATATTATTTTTTAAATAGTTAAATATGTGTTATACATTGTAGTTATATAACTTTAATAAATTAGTTATTATAATATCTTGTTAATATAAAATTGAGTTCAATATATAAGGAGGAATAAGATGATAAGTCGTAGTGTGTTTGATAATATAAGTCCGTTAGATCATCGTTATTCATTGCGAAAAGAGGAGTTTGAAAGTTATGGTCAATATCTATCGGAAAAGGCCAAGGTAAGATATCAAGCAGCAGTTGAGGTTGCCTTAGTTAAAGCTTTAGCTAAAGGAGATGTTTGTTCTCAAGAGGTAGCTGATGAAGTAGAGAAAGCTACTGGTAAGTTAAATGTAGAAGAGGTTTATAATGAAGAGAAGAAGACTAGACATAATATTCGTGCTCTAGTTAATTGTATCCAGAAAAGAGTCAGTGAAGAGGCTAAGCCTTATGTTCATTTTACTACTACCTCATTTGATATTGTAGATACAGCTAATGCGGTAAGATATAAAGAAGCAACAGAGGGTTTGATCTTACCAATTTTAAAAGACTTACTAAAAATATTAATGGAAATTGCTTTACGAGAAAAGGATACAGTACAAGTAGGGAGAACCCACGGTCAGCATGCAGTACCAATTACTTTTGGCTTTGCTGTTGCTGAGTATGTAAGTAGACTAGGAAATAGAATCCAAGCTATTAAGTTAGCTGGAAATAATTTGCGTGGGAAGATAGCAGGAGCTGTTGGAGCTTATAACGCAAGTCATCTTTTCTTTGATGATCCAGAAAAATTTGAAGATGATGTATTAAAAGAACTGAACTTAGAAGCTGCTACTCATTCTACCCAAATTGTGGAGCCGGAGTATATGACAGATTTTGTTCACTCATTAGTTTCTTGTTTCAGTGTATTAGCTAGCTTTAGTGATGATATGAGACATCTACAACGTTCGGAAATTGGTGAGGTTGGTGAATATTTTGCTAAAGATCAAGTTGGTTCTTCGACAATGCCTCATAAACGAAACCCTATTAATTATGAAAATGTAAAAAGTATGTGGAAAGAGTTTATGCCTCGCATGGTAACTCAGTATCAAGATCAATTATCAGAGCATCAACGTGACTTAACTAATTCAGCTTCAAGTAGATTTATTCCTGAGATTATTGTAGGTTTATTATCTTCAGCTAATCGTTTGATTAGGGTATGTAGTAAACTAGTTGTAGATCATAAGAATATTGAGAAGAATTTTGATATGAATAAAGAGATGATTGTAGCTGAGCCGCTTTATATTTTATTAGCGTCATATGGTCATCCTGACGCGCATGAAGCAGTAAGAAGATTAACTTTAGAAGCACAAGAAAATAATAGTACTTTAAGAGAGCTAATTAAAGATAAAGATGAGCTAAAGCCATATTGGGATAGACTAACTAAGAAGCAGATAGAATTACTAACTAGACCAGAAAAATATACAGGTATTGCAGCTGAGAAGACAGAGAAGGTAGTTGAATATTGGTCGAAGGTTTTAAATGTTGATTTGGACTAATTATAAATATTTTTAGGGGGGACTTATATTATGGAAAAGTTAGCTATGATTTATGAAGGTAAAGCTAAGAAGATATATACAACTGAAGATGATACTAAAGTAATAGTTGAATATAAAGATGATGCGACAGCTTTTAATGGTGAGAAGAAAGGGCAAATCAGTGAAAAGGGTAAATTGAATGCTAAGATTTCTACTATATTTTTTGAATTATTAGAGGATAAAGGGATTCCAACCCACTTAGTAGAACAGCTTAATGATACAGATGTTTTAACTAAGAAATTAGATATTATTTTAGTAGAAGTAGTTATGAGAAATATTGCTGCTGGAAGCTTG
This DNA window, taken from Orenia marismortui DSM 5156, encodes the following:
- a CDS encoding 5-(carboxyamino)imidazole ribonucleotide synthase encodes the protein MFEDPTKQKIGIVGGGQLGKMMILEAKKMNFYVSILDPTPNCPAHSIADDHIVADFDNEQAIRELADKSDVLTYEFEHIGVEALKKLEEEGCKIYPTVKSLEIIQNKYHQKKLLAQNNIPIPDFISVSNIDDIKSAGKEFSYPMMLKSCTGGYDGKGNAVINNLDEIKSAYESLGAGEFELMVERFVPFSKEISILACRGIDGEIAVYPVAENEHQDSILIETKVPAEISESLKEDAVRLAYQVMEVFEGVGIFCIEMFVTEDEKLLINEIAPRPHNSGHYSIEGCITSQFEQHIRVITGLPLGSTSLLRPIVMRNILGEGEQGKAIVYGIKEAFKESDLKVHIYGKEISKPQRKMGHLTVTADRIEDALEKALQASKIIKINGE
- the purE gene encoding 5-(carboxyamino)imidazole ribonucleotide mutase, translating into MKALVGIIMGSDSDLPVMKDAAKILDEFGVPYEITVVSAHRTPHRLYDYAENAEEKGLEVIIAGAGGAAHLPGMVASITSLPVIGVPVKTSKLSGVDSLYSIVQMPGGVPVATVAINGAKNAGLLAVQILGAVDKELRTKYKTYKNDMREMVEGVAERLERLGAEKYLEEQEK
- a CDS encoding lyase family protein, translated to MISRSVFDNISPLDHRYSLRKEEFESYGQYLSEKAKVRYQAAVEVALVKALAKGDVCSQEVADEVEKATGKLNVEEVYNEEKKTRHNIRALVNCIQKRVSEEAKPYVHFTTTSFDIVDTANAVRYKEATEGLILPILKDLLKILMEIALREKDTVQVGRTHGQHAVPITFGFAVAEYVSRLGNRIQAIKLAGNNLRGKIAGAVGAYNASHLFFDDPEKFEDDVLKELNLEAATHSTQIVEPEYMTDFVHSLVSCFSVLASFSDDMRHLQRSEIGEVGEYFAKDQVGSSTMPHKRNPINYENVKSMWKEFMPRMVTQYQDQLSEHQRDLTNSASSRFIPEIIVGLLSSANRLIRVCSKLVVDHKNIEKNFDMNKEMIVAEPLYILLASYGHPDAHEAVRRLTLEAQENNSTLRELIKDKDELKPYWDRLTKKQIELLTRPEKYTGIAAEKTEKVVEYWSKVLNVDLD